In Terriglobales bacterium, the genomic window CGTAGCCGTCCGCCCCCTGCTGCTGGGCCCAGAACTTGTCGCTGGGGGTGTTCTTGGAACTCACCATCACCACCGGGATGCGGCTGTACTCAGTGTTGCCTTTCAACTCGCGGCAGACCTGGAAGCCGTTGCGCTGCGGCATGACCACATCCAAAAGGATGAGACCGGGCCGCTCCACATCGATGGTCTGCTCGATGCGGGTGGGATCGTTGATGGCTACCGAGGGATACCCCGCTTCCTGCAGAAGCGCCTGCATCAGCTTGATCTCCGCCGGCGAGTCGTCCACGATCAGGATCTTCTTCACAGCGCAAACCTCTCCCCGAGTCTCCGGAGAAAGAGGAGCAATTGCTCGGCCACCCGCGGGGGCCCGGGGGTATCCTTTTTTGTACCTCTTAAGTCGCCGAATTACAAGAACTTAGATAGGGTCCAGGAGCTTCAGAGCTGGGAGGCTAGGGCCTGCGACGGAGGGCTTGTCTCAGGTTGAGATTCCTGCTCCGCCTGCAGCTCCAACTCCAGGGAGGAGAAGCGCTGCATGATCTCGTGCAGGCGCAAGGCCATGGAGTGGATGGTGCTGATCTGATCGCGAATGGAAGCGGAAAAGGCCCCCGGCTCCAGCAGCAACAGCTCGGCGTTGCCCAACACGGAAGTGAGGCAATTATTGAGGTTGTGGCGCATGTCGAGCATGTAGCGGCCCAGAACGGCGTTGCGCCGGCTGACCGCGGCCGCCTGCTCGGAGCGGCGCAGGCGGGCCTGGGCCTCCAAGCGGCGGAAGATCTCCATCCCCAGCAGCACCACGGTTTCAGCCCACGGCCCCTGCTGGCTCAAGACTGGGATGCGGGGATACTGGGCGCGAAGCGAGGTCAGCACGCCGCTGTCGCCGGTGACGCAAAAAGCCGGGACGGTGGTGGCATCCAGGCCGCCCAGCACCGCTGCCAGGCGCCCGGTGCGCACCGGGCCGACGACGGCCAGGTCGTAGGCGCCAGATCCTCCTCCCTTCCACAGATCGCTGCTCACTACGGTGAAGGCGGGAACGGCGCGCTCGGCCTGCCAGCGCCCCATAAGGACGCGAGCGAACTCGGCTTCGTCGGCGATGATGAGCACGGTCTGCTGGTCCACGCGAACTCCCCCTCTGGCCCCTCAGGGCAGGAACTTCCTGGCCTCATCCGCCGAGGCCTGCAGGCGCTTGGCGGTGGCTGCCAGGTTCACGGCGGCATCGATGTTCTTGGCGTTGCGGGCGTCCTCGACGGCGGTCTGCATGGTGGCGCCTTCCGCCTTGGCAGCGGCGATGACCTTCTCCAGGGCGGCAGCCTCGTCGCTCCCCGCCGACGCCCGTCCTGCGGGCTGCTTGCGGCAGGCGGCGATGACCTCCACCAGGATGGCGCGCGCCGCCACCGCCCGCTGCAGGGCGTCAGAAAGCTGGTCGCCGCCCTCCACGAACGCCGCCACCTCCCAGGAAGAGAGCAGTAGCTTGGCGCCGCCGATCTCGATGCTGGTCACTGAGATCGACTTCTTGTCGCCGTTCTTCAGCAGTTGCTCGGCGATGCGGTCCTGGGCCTCTTCGATCTCGAGGACAAGAGGCCGGGGGGAGGGCTGGGGGGAGGGCTCGAGCTTGGCGGCCGGGGCGGGCTTGGGCGCTTCCGCAGGGACCTGGGCTTGCGGCTCCTCCTGGGGCGGCGGCGGGGCCGCGGCCTTCTGCGGCGCCACGATGGGCGGCGCCGGCGACTCTTCGGAGGCGGCCGACGGCTGCAGTCGGTCGGCGGGCGCGGGCCCGGCCTCGGGCACCACCGCGGCCAGTGCGGCTTCCACCGCAGCCCGGATCTCCGCCAGTTGGCGAAAGCTCTCCCCTGCGCGATAGGGAGCGCGGAATGCCTCTCTCCAGTCGCGGCAGATCTGTCGCAGGT contains:
- a CDS encoding response regulator, producing the protein MKKILIVDDSPAEIKLMQALLQEAGYPSVAINDPTRIEQTIDVERPGLILLDVVMPQRNGFQVCRELKGNTEYSRIPVVMVSSKNTPSDKFWAQQQGADGYVVKPFTREDLLGAVQKFL